One Coccinella septempunctata chromosome 1, icCocSept1.1, whole genome shotgun sequence DNA window includes the following coding sequences:
- the LOC123314812 gene encoding uncharacterized protein LOC123314812 — MFKLTIIALAVFSYGVLATPEPEAKAEAKPGVLAAAPLVATAPAVVTATSSQAFVRNYNALAAPLVAAPVAAAASYVAAPGAPLLASPYVTAYASPYFAAPYLI; from the exons ATGTTCAAACTG ACGATCATCGCATTGGCCGTGTTCTCCTACGGAGTGTTAGCTACCCCAGAACCTGAAGCTAAGGCAGAGGCGAAACCCGGTGTCTTGGCCGCAGCTCCACTTGTAGCAACAGCTCCAGCTGTGGTGACAGCTACAAGCTCCCAGGCCTTTGTCAGAAACTACAACGCACTAGCCGCACCTTTAGTTGCTGCCCCTGTTGCAGCAGCTGCCTCCTATGTGGCTGCACCAGGAGCTCCCTTATTAGCTTCCCCCTACGTCACCGCCTACGCTTCTCCTTACTTCGCCGCTCCTTATCTGATCTGA